A window of Streptomyces armeniacus contains these coding sequences:
- a CDS encoding GatB/YqeY domain-containing protein, with protein MTTLKSQLQEDLTTAIKARDELRSATLRMTLTAITKEEVAGTESRELSDDDVRKVIAREAKKRREAAEAFAQGGRDAQAERERAEGEVLSEYLPQQLSDDELDALVAESVAEARAAGVEGPRAMGAVMKLVNPKVAGRAEGGRVAAAVKRRLAD; from the coding sequence ATGACCACGCTCAAGTCCCAGCTTCAGGAAGACCTGACCACAGCGATCAAGGCGCGGGACGAGCTGCGTTCGGCGACTCTCCGGATGACGCTCACCGCGATCACCAAGGAGGAGGTGGCGGGCACCGAGTCCCGTGAACTCTCCGACGACGACGTGCGGAAGGTCATCGCCCGCGAGGCGAAGAAGCGCCGCGAGGCCGCCGAAGCCTTCGCGCAGGGCGGCCGGGACGCGCAGGCGGAACGGGAGCGGGCGGAGGGCGAGGTGCTCAGCGAGTACCTGCCGCAGCAGCTGTCCGACGACGAGCTGGACGCGCTCGTCGCCGAGTCCGTGGCGGAGGCGCGGGCGGCCGGGGTCGAGGGGCCGCGGGCGATGGGCGCCGTGATGAAGCTGGTGAACCCGAAGGTGGCGGGCCGCGCCGAGGGCGGCCGGGTGGCGGCCGCGGTGAAGCGGCGGCTCGCGGACTGA
- a CDS encoding transglycosylase domain-containing protein, with protein sequence MATKRAGGGLTAPQQAAKFVGVSVLAGAVLAGIALPAVGLVGLAAKGSVEGFDEIPANMKRPPLSQRTTILDVNGDEIAKVYSRDRTVVDLKNVSAEMQQAIIAIEDSRFYDHGAIDLKGVLRALNQNRQAGETTQGASTLTQQYVKNVFVEEAGDDPEKIAEATQQSGAKGIGRKIRELKYAIKVEETLGKKQILENYLNITFFGQQAYGIEAAAQRYFSTSAKDLTLEQSALLAGLVQSPSRYDPVNDPDEGKKRRDIVLERMAQLGDISRKEAEAAKDKPLGLKVSKPKNGCITAVSGAGFFCDYVREVFLSNKAFGKSSKDRAKRWNQGGLTIKTTLDPKAQQSVQDSIEDHVNQDDQVATAVSIVEPGTGKILGMGQSRPYGFGKNETQINLSVNRSMGGGSGYQPGSTFKPIVAAAALERGTSVYQKYSAPYEMPYPSPVSMCDGKKWSGSGSTVANENRSEKGPYRMKEATALSVNTYFVQLISDIGLCPVRDMANRMGLERSDGKQLEQVPSMTLGVQEMSPLTMAEAYATFANNGVHCTPIAIESITDAQGNALRVPKSTCKRAMSERTSKTVNSLLRGVVEDGTGKKAGLSGRDSAGKTGTSDERYAAWFVGYTPNAAGAVWVGDPKHERRMVDITIGGQYHPKVFGGGVPGPIWRDAMAGALRGEPAPKLPTVPIREDKDKKDKDDKKDEDRDDDEDRDDPKPPDPPDRPDWPDPGDWPEPSLPPDMIGGGQNGGGNGGGNGNGGWPR encoded by the coding sequence ATGGCTACGAAGCGCGCGGGCGGCGGCTTGACCGCCCCCCAACAGGCCGCGAAGTTCGTCGGGGTGAGCGTCCTCGCCGGCGCCGTACTGGCCGGGATCGCGCTGCCCGCGGTGGGCCTGGTGGGCCTCGCCGCCAAGGGCTCGGTGGAGGGCTTCGACGAGATCCCCGCCAACATGAAGCGCCCGCCGCTCAGCCAGCGCACCACCATCCTGGACGTGAACGGCGACGAGATCGCCAAGGTCTACTCGCGGGACCGCACCGTGGTCGACCTCAAGAACGTCTCGGCGGAGATGCAGCAGGCCATCATCGCCATCGAGGACTCGCGCTTCTACGACCACGGCGCCATCGACCTCAAGGGCGTGCTCCGCGCGCTGAACCAGAACCGGCAGGCCGGCGAGACCACGCAGGGCGCGTCGACGCTGACGCAGCAGTACGTCAAGAACGTCTTCGTCGAGGAGGCGGGCGACGACCCGGAGAAGATCGCCGAGGCCACGCAGCAGTCCGGCGCCAAGGGCATCGGCCGCAAGATCCGCGAGCTGAAGTACGCGATCAAGGTCGAGGAGACGCTCGGCAAGAAGCAGATCCTGGAGAACTACCTCAACATCACCTTCTTCGGACAGCAGGCGTACGGCATCGAGGCCGCGGCCCAGCGGTACTTCTCGACCTCCGCCAAGGACCTGACCCTCGAGCAGTCCGCCCTGCTGGCCGGGCTCGTACAGTCCCCGAGCCGCTACGACCCGGTCAACGACCCGGACGAGGGCAAGAAGCGCCGCGACATCGTGCTGGAGCGGATGGCGCAGCTCGGCGACATCAGCCGGAAGGAAGCGGAGGCGGCCAAGGACAAGCCGCTCGGGCTGAAGGTCAGCAAGCCGAAGAACGGCTGCATCACGGCAGTCAGCGGCGCGGGCTTCTTCTGCGACTACGTGCGCGAGGTCTTCCTCAGCAACAAGGCGTTCGGCAAGTCGTCGAAGGACCGGGCCAAGCGCTGGAACCAGGGCGGCCTGACGATCAAGACGACCCTGGACCCGAAGGCGCAGCAGTCGGTACAGGACTCGATAGAGGACCACGTCAACCAGGACGACCAGGTCGCGACGGCCGTCAGCATCGTCGAGCCGGGCACCGGCAAGATCCTCGGCATGGGGCAGTCGCGCCCGTACGGCTTCGGCAAGAACGAGACCCAGATCAACCTCTCCGTCAACCGCTCCATGGGCGGCGGCAGCGGCTACCAGCCGGGGTCCACGTTCAAGCCGATCGTCGCGGCGGCGGCGCTGGAGCGAGGCACGAGCGTCTACCAGAAGTACTCGGCGCCGTACGAGATGCCGTACCCGAGCCCGGTCAGCATGTGCGACGGAAAGAAGTGGAGCGGCAGCGGCTCGACCGTCGCGAACGAGAACCGGTCGGAGAAGGGCCCGTACCGGATGAAGGAGGCGACGGCCCTCTCCGTCAACACCTACTTCGTCCAGCTGATCAGCGACATCGGCCTCTGCCCGGTACGGGACATGGCCAACCGCATGGGCCTGGAGCGGTCGGACGGCAAGCAGCTCGAGCAGGTCCCGTCGATGACGCTGGGCGTGCAGGAGATGTCGCCGCTGACGATGGCCGAGGCGTACGCGACGTTCGCCAACAACGGCGTGCACTGCACCCCGATCGCCATCGAGTCGATCACGGACGCACAGGGCAACGCGCTGCGGGTGCCGAAGTCCACGTGCAAGCGCGCGATGTCGGAGCGGACGTCGAAGACCGTCAACTCGCTGCTGAGGGGCGTCGTCGAGGACGGCACCGGCAAGAAGGCCGGGCTCAGCGGGCGGGACAGCGCGGGCAAGACGGGTACGTCGGACGAGCGGTACGCCGCCTGGTTCGTCGGCTACACCCCGAACGCGGCCGGCGCGGTCTGGGTCGGCGACCCGAAGCACGAGCGGCGGATGGTCGACATCACCATCGGCGGGCAGTACCACCCGAAGGTGTTCGGCGGCGGCGTCCCCGGCCCGATCTGGCGCGACGCGATGGCAGGCGCGCTCAGGGGCGAGCCGGCACCGAAGCTGCCGACGGTGCCGATACGGGAAGACAAGGACAAGAAGGACAAGGACGACAAGAAGGACGAGGATCGGGACGACGACGAGGACCGAGACGACCCGAAGCCCCCGGACCCGCCTGACCGGCCCGACTGGCCGGACCCCGGCGACTGGCCCGAGCCGAGCCTTCCGCCGGACATGATCGGCGGCGGCCAGAACGGCGGCGGCAACGGCGGCGGCAACGGCAACGGCGGCTGGCCGCGGTGA
- a CDS encoding MarP family serine protease yields MNVLDILLVLAAVWFAIVGYRQGFVVGILSVIGFLGGGLIAIFVLPVLWGEVTDDASPGTLGVVLAVALVIVCASVGQAFTTHLGNKLRRYITWSPARALDATGGALVNVLAMLLVAWLIGSALAGTALPTLSKEVRASKVLHGVSRVVPEQANTWFADFSSILAQNGLPQVFSPFSNEPITSVPAPDPKLAKDPVVNRAKKSIVKVVGTATGCGKVLEGTGFVFHDGKVMTNAHVVGGVDEPTVQIGGTGPLHDAKVVLYDWERDIAVLDVPGLDAPALKFADDDASSSDGAIVAGFPENGGFDVRSARVRGRVNANGPDIYHRGTVRRDVYSLYTMIRQGNSGGPLLTPEGEVYGVVFAKSLEDDDTGYALTADEVREDVEIGRKAERQVDSEGCAM; encoded by the coding sequence GTGAACGTGCTGGACATACTTCTCGTGCTCGCCGCCGTGTGGTTCGCGATCGTGGGATACCGACAGGGCTTCGTCGTCGGCATCCTCTCCGTGATCGGCTTTCTCGGCGGCGGGCTCATCGCGATCTTCGTGCTGCCCGTCCTCTGGGGCGAGGTGACCGACGACGCCTCCCCCGGCACCCTCGGGGTCGTGCTGGCGGTGGCGCTCGTCATCGTCTGCGCCTCCGTCGGGCAGGCGTTCACCACGCACCTCGGCAACAAGCTGCGCCGCTACATCACCTGGTCCCCCGCCCGCGCGCTCGACGCCACCGGCGGCGCGCTGGTCAACGTGCTGGCCATGCTGCTCGTCGCCTGGCTGATCGGCTCCGCGCTGGCGGGCACGGCGCTGCCGACGCTGAGCAAGGAGGTACGCGCCTCCAAGGTGCTGCACGGCGTCTCGCGGGTGGTGCCGGAGCAGGCCAACACCTGGTTCGCGGACTTCTCCTCGATCCTCGCGCAGAACGGCCTGCCGCAGGTCTTCTCGCCGTTCTCCAACGAGCCCATCACCTCCGTCCCCGCCCCCGACCCGAAGCTCGCCAAGGACCCGGTGGTGAACCGCGCCAAGAAGTCCATCGTCAAGGTGGTGGGCACAGCGACCGGCTGCGGCAAGGTCCTGGAGGGCACCGGCTTCGTCTTCCACGACGGGAAGGTGATGACGAACGCGCACGTCGTCGGCGGCGTCGACGAGCCGACCGTGCAGATCGGCGGCACGGGCCCGCTGCACGACGCGAAGGTGGTGCTCTACGACTGGGAGCGCGACATCGCCGTCCTGGACGTGCCGGGGCTGGACGCCCCCGCGCTCAAGTTCGCCGACGACGACGCGTCGAGCAGCGACGGCGCGATCGTGGCGGGCTTCCCGGAGAACGGCGGCTTCGACGTGCGCTCCGCACGCGTACGCGGCCGTGTCAATGCCAACGGCCCGGACATCTACCACCGCGGCACCGTCCGCCGCGACGTCTACTCTCTCTACACCATGATCCGCCAGGGCAACTCCGGCGGCCCGCTGCTGACGCCCGAAGGCGAGGTGTACGGGGTGGTGTTCGCCAAGTCGCTGGAGGACGACGACACGGGGTACGCGCTGACCGCGGACGAGGTGCGGGAGGACGTCGAGATCGGGCGCAAGGCGGAGCGGCAGGTGGACAGCGAGGGCTGCGCGATGTGA
- a CDS encoding NUDIX hydrolase has translation MTHASHQRHSDGPVVVSSEGLPGWLEPVERAARTVEPAQLSRFLPPPGGEGRPSAVLILFGDGPHGPELLLMERSSSLRSHAGQPSFPGGALDPEDGDPAGDGPLRAALREAEEETGLDPAGVQVFATLPALYIPVSDFVVTPVLGWWRSRTPVAPVDPAETARVFTVPVDELADPANRATTAHPSGHRGPAFTVGSALVWGFTAGVIDRILHFAGWERPWDRGKLVSLDWHA, from the coding sequence GTGACCCACGCGAGCCACCAGCGGCACAGCGACGGCCCCGTCGTCGTCAGCAGCGAAGGACTGCCCGGCTGGCTGGAGCCCGTCGAACGGGCCGCGCGTACGGTCGAGCCCGCGCAGCTCAGCCGTTTCCTGCCGCCGCCCGGCGGCGAGGGGCGGCCGTCCGCCGTGCTGATCCTGTTCGGTGACGGCCCGCACGGCCCGGAGCTGCTGCTGATGGAGCGGTCGAGCAGCCTCCGTTCGCACGCGGGCCAGCCCTCGTTCCCGGGAGGCGCGCTCGATCCGGAGGACGGCGATCCGGCCGGTGACGGGCCGCTGCGCGCCGCGCTGCGGGAGGCGGAGGAGGAGACCGGCCTGGACCCGGCGGGCGTGCAGGTCTTCGCGACGCTGCCCGCGCTGTACATCCCGGTGAGCGACTTCGTCGTGACACCGGTGCTGGGCTGGTGGCGCAGCCGTACGCCCGTGGCGCCCGTCGATCCGGCCGAGACGGCGCGGGTCTTCACCGTGCCCGTCGACGAGCTGGCGGACCCGGCCAACCGCGCCACGACCGCGCACCCGAGCGGGCACCGCGGCCCGGCGTTCACCGTCGGCTCGGCGCTGGTGTGGGGCTTCACGGCGGGTGTGATCGACCGCATCCTGCACTTCGCGGGGTGGGAACGACCGTGGGACCGGGGGAAGCTCGTCTCACTCGACTGGCACGCGTGA
- the nth gene encoding endonuclease III — protein sequence MGEHTPAKSTKAAKGTGEGAAKKATGKRAAPKKAPAKTAAKTEVKQAAGTKAAAKPESRLAMVRRARRMNRELAELYPYAHPELDFENPFQLLIATVLSAQTTDLRVNQTTPALFAAYPTPEDVAAADPEVLEDLLRPTGFFRAKTKAVQGLSVAIRDRFGGEVPGKLADLVSLPGVGRKTANVVLGNAFGVPGLTVDTHFGRLVRRFGWTEQEDPDKVEAEIAEIFPKSEWTMLSHRIIFHGRRVCHSRKPACGACALAPLCPSYGEGELDPDKAKKLLKYELGGQPGQRLKPPPDYPGRPAPRLEGR from the coding sequence GTGGGCGAACACACGCCCGCGAAGAGCACGAAAGCGGCAAAGGGTACGGGCGAGGGGGCGGCGAAGAAGGCGACGGGGAAGCGGGCGGCCCCGAAGAAGGCCCCGGCGAAGACCGCCGCGAAGACCGAGGTGAAGCAGGCGGCCGGGACGAAGGCCGCGGCCAAGCCGGAGTCGCGGCTGGCGATGGTGCGCCGCGCCCGCCGTATGAACCGCGAGCTCGCCGAGCTGTATCCGTACGCGCACCCGGAGCTCGACTTCGAGAACCCGTTCCAGCTGCTCATCGCGACCGTGCTGTCCGCCCAGACCACCGATCTGCGCGTGAACCAGACGACGCCCGCCCTCTTCGCCGCGTACCCCACCCCCGAGGACGTGGCCGCGGCCGATCCGGAGGTGCTGGAGGACCTGCTCCGCCCCACCGGGTTCTTCCGCGCCAAGACGAAGGCCGTGCAGGGGCTGTCCGTCGCGATCCGCGACCGGTTCGGGGGCGAGGTGCCGGGGAAGCTCGCCGACCTCGTGTCGCTGCCGGGCGTCGGCCGCAAGACGGCGAACGTGGTGCTGGGCAACGCTTTCGGCGTCCCCGGCCTGACCGTGGACACTCACTTCGGGCGGCTCGTGCGCCGCTTCGGCTGGACCGAGCAGGAGGACCCGGACAAGGTCGAGGCGGAGATCGCCGAGATCTTCCCGAAGAGCGAGTGGACGATGCTCTCGCACCGGATCATCTTCCACGGCCGCCGCGTCTGCCACTCGCGCAAGCCCGCGTGCGGCGCGTGCGCGCTGGCGCCGCTCTGCCCGTCGTACGGCGAGGGCGAGCTGGATCCGGACAAGGCGAAGAAGCTGCTGAAGTACGAGCTGGGCGGCCAGCCCGGCCAGCGGCTCAAGCCGCCGCCGGACTATCCCGGCCGGCCCGCACCGAGGCTGGAGGGCCGGTGA
- a CDS encoding Crp/Fnr family transcriptional regulator, producing the protein MDDVLRRAPLFAALDEEQAAELRASMTETTLARSDALFHEGDPGDRLYVVTEGKVKLHRTSPDGRENMLAVLGPGELIGELSLFDPGPRTATASALTEVKLLGLGHGDLQPWLNVRPEVASALLRAIARRLRRTNDSMSDLVFSDVPGRVAKQLLDLSRRFGVQSEEGIHVVHDLTQEELAQLVGASRETVNKALADFAGRGWLRLEARAVILLDIERLAKRSR; encoded by the coding sequence GTGGACGACGTTCTGCGGCGCGCCCCGCTCTTCGCGGCGCTCGATGAGGAGCAGGCCGCTGAGCTGCGCGCCTCCATGACCGAGACAACGCTCGCCCGCAGCGACGCGCTGTTCCACGAAGGCGACCCCGGGGACCGGCTCTACGTCGTCACCGAGGGCAAGGTGAAGCTGCACCGCACCTCGCCCGACGGCCGCGAGAACATGCTGGCGGTGCTCGGGCCGGGTGAGCTCATCGGCGAGCTCTCCCTCTTCGACCCGGGACCGCGTACGGCCACGGCCTCCGCGCTCACCGAGGTCAAGCTGCTCGGGCTGGGCCACGGCGACCTCCAGCCCTGGCTGAACGTGCGCCCCGAGGTGGCCTCCGCGCTGCTCCGGGCCATCGCCCGCCGGCTGCGCCGCACCAACGACTCGATGTCCGACCTGGTCTTCTCCGATGTGCCGGGCCGCGTCGCCAAGCAGCTCCTCGACCTGTCGCGCCGCTTCGGCGTGCAGTCGGAGGAGGGCATCCACGTGGTGCACGACCTCACCCAGGAGGAGCTGGCCCAGCTGGTCGGCGCCTCCCGCGAGACCGTCAACAAGGCGCTCGCCGACTTCGCCGGCCGCGGCTGGCTGCGGCTGGAGGCGCGCGCGGTGATCCTGCTGGACATCGAGCGGCTGGCGAAGCGCAGCCGCTGA
- a CDS encoding MBL fold metallo-hydrolase, translated as MTEATALPGRPLDGPIDGSGTARARCVLAPNPSAMTLDGTNTWIVAEPDSDLAVVVDPGPLDETHLRNVLDTVARDGRRVALTVLTHGHPDHSDGLARFAELTGAPVRAVDPAFRHHGGGGLAEGDVITAGGLELYVVPTPGHTADSVCLHLPADGALLTGDTVIGRGTTVVAHPDGRLGDYLDALRRLRALTVDEGVGTLLPGHGPVLSDAQGAVEFYLAHRANRLAQVETAVENGHRTAAEVVAHVYADVDRSLWPAAEQSVRAQLDYLHEHGLS; from the coding sequence GTGACCGAAGCAACCGCCCTGCCCGGACGCCCCCTCGACGGGCCCATCGACGGTTCGGGCACGGCACGTGCCCGGTGCGTGCTGGCGCCCAACCCGTCCGCGATGACGCTGGACGGCACGAACACCTGGATCGTCGCCGAGCCGGACTCCGACCTCGCCGTCGTCGTCGACCCGGGCCCGCTCGACGAGACGCACCTGCGGAACGTCCTCGACACCGTCGCCCGGGACGGCCGCCGCGTCGCGCTGACCGTACTCACGCACGGGCACCCGGACCACTCGGACGGCCTGGCCCGGTTCGCGGAGCTGACCGGCGCGCCCGTACGGGCGGTGGACCCCGCCTTCCGGCACCACGGCGGGGGCGGGCTGGCCGAGGGCGACGTGATCACGGCCGGCGGCCTGGAGCTGTACGTCGTACCGACGCCCGGACACACCGCCGACTCCGTGTGCCTGCACCTGCCCGCGGACGGGGCGCTGCTGACCGGCGACACGGTCATCGGGCGGGGTACGACCGTCGTGGCGCACCCGGACGGGCGGCTGGGCGACTACCTGGACGCGCTGCGCCGGCTGCGCGCGCTGACCGTGGACGAGGGCGTCGGGACGCTGCTGCCCGGCCACGGGCCGGTGCTGTCCGACGCGCAGGGCGCCGTCGAGTTCTACCTCGCGCACCGCGCGAACCGGCTCGCGCAGGTGGAGACGGCGGTCGAGAACGGCCACCGTACGGCGGCCGAGGTCGTCGCGCACGTGTACGCGGACGTGGACCGGTCGCTGTGGCCCGCGGCCGAGCAGTCCGTACGGGCGCAGCTGGACTACCTGCACGAGCACGGGCTGTCCTGA
- a CDS encoding NUDIX hydrolase encodes MSTTNGQWYPAEWPARIRALAAGELTPVAPRRAATVMLLRDRADAPPEVHMLRRRSSMAFAGGAYAYPGGSVDPRDETDGAGAPGTERELGWAGPSRAEWAARLGTGEAAAQGIVCAAVRETFEEAGVLLAGPDAETVVADTTGADWETDRAALVARELPFADFLARRGLLLRSDLLGAWARWITPEFERRRFDTWFFVAVLPEGQRTRNASTEADRTVWTGAAEAAAGYDRGELMMMPPTIATLRQLQPYGHAADALAAAADRDLTPVLARARLEAGEIVLSWPGHDEFTKRVAP; translated from the coding sequence ATGTCCACTACGAACGGCCAGTGGTATCCCGCCGAGTGGCCCGCGCGTATCCGCGCCCTGGCCGCCGGCGAGCTCACCCCCGTCGCCCCGCGCCGCGCCGCGACGGTGATGCTGCTCCGCGACCGCGCGGACGCGCCCCCCGAGGTGCACATGCTGCGCCGCCGTTCCTCCATGGCGTTCGCCGGGGGCGCGTACGCGTACCCGGGCGGCTCGGTCGACCCGCGCGACGAGACGGACGGGGCCGGGGCCCCCGGTACGGAGCGCGAGCTCGGCTGGGCGGGCCCGTCGCGCGCCGAGTGGGCGGCACGGCTCGGTACGGGCGAGGCGGCGGCCCAGGGCATCGTGTGCGCCGCCGTACGCGAGACCTTCGAGGAGGCGGGCGTGCTGCTCGCCGGACCGGACGCGGAGACCGTCGTCGCCGACACCACCGGCGCGGACTGGGAGACGGACCGGGCCGCGCTGGTCGCCCGCGAGCTGCCGTTCGCCGACTTCCTCGCCCGCCGCGGCCTGCTGCTCCGCAGCGACCTGCTCGGGGCATGGGCCCGCTGGATCACGCCGGAGTTCGAGCGGCGCCGCTTCGACACCTGGTTCTTCGTGGCGGTGCTCCCCGAGGGGCAGCGCACACGCAACGCCTCGACCGAGGCCGACCGTACGGTCTGGACCGGCGCGGCCGAGGCCGCCGCGGGCTACGACCGCGGAGAGCTGATGATGATGCCCCCGACCATCGCCACGCTGCGGCAGCTCCAGCCGTACGGCCACGCTGCCGACGCGCTGGCCGCCGCCGCGGACCGGGATCTGACACCCGTCCTCGCCCGGGCCCGCCTGGAGGCGGGCGAGATCGTACTGAGCTGGCCTGGCCACGACGAATTCACGAAGCGAGTCGCCCCGTGA
- a CDS encoding RidA family protein has protein sequence MSGKVELKLAELGLSLPEVPAPAGAYVPALRTGVYVYTAGQVPFVNGELPAAGKVGADVSPERAKELARICALNALAAVKTVAGDLDRIAQVVKVTGFVASAPDFTGQPGVLNGASELLGELLGEKGRHARSAVGVAALPLDAPVEVELVVELTD, from the coding sequence ATGAGCGGGAAGGTCGAGCTGAAGCTCGCCGAGCTGGGCCTGAGCCTGCCGGAGGTGCCGGCTCCGGCGGGCGCGTACGTGCCGGCGCTGCGGACCGGGGTTTACGTGTACACCGCAGGCCAGGTCCCGTTCGTGAACGGCGAACTGCCCGCGGCGGGCAAGGTCGGCGCCGACGTCTCGCCCGAGCGTGCCAAGGAGCTGGCGCGGATCTGCGCGCTGAACGCGCTTGCCGCCGTCAAGACGGTGGCCGGTGATCTGGACCGGATCGCACAGGTGGTCAAGGTCACCGGATTCGTGGCCTCCGCGCCGGACTTCACCGGGCAGCCGGGCGTACTCAACGGCGCCAGCGAGCTGCTCGGCGAGCTGCTGGGCGAGAAGGGCCGGCACGCGCGCAGCGCGGTGGGCGTGGCGGCGCTGCCGCTGGACGCGCCGGTCGAGGTCGAGCTCGTGGTCGAGCTGACGGACTGA
- a CDS encoding DUF4177 domain-containing protein, protein MTKWEYATVPLLVHATKQILDTWGEDGWELVQVVPGPTNSEQLVAYLKREKQA, encoded by the coding sequence ATGACGAAGTGGGAATACGCGACCGTGCCGCTGCTCGTGCACGCCACCAAGCAGATCCTGGACACCTGGGGAGAGGACGGCTGGGAGCTCGTCCAGGTCGTCCCCGGCCCGACCAACTCGGAACAGCTGGTGGCGTACCTCAAGCGGGAGAAGCAGGCATGA
- a CDS encoding ArsA-related P-loop ATPase: MSRLHVVTGKGGTGKTTVAAALALALADEGRRTLLVEVEGRQGIAQLFETEALPYEERKIAVAHGGGEVYALAIDAERALLDYLQMFYKLGSAGRALRKLGAIDFATTIAPGLRDVLLTGKACEAVRRKDKRGRRVYDAVVMDAPPTGRITRFLGVNDEVAGLAKVGPVHNQAQAVMRVLKSPETAVHLVTLLEEMPVQETVDGAAELRAAGLPVGSVLVNMVRPPLLDDDLADTRTEAGDRTEADDRTEGDARTESDARTENDIRTELAAALSRAGLGGAQRGGRAERLVGPLLRQGCEHAERVALERAQRAEIDRLGLPVYELELLTDGGDLAGLYGLSAALREQGVHK, encoded by the coding sequence GTGAGCAGGCTGCACGTAGTCACGGGCAAGGGCGGCACCGGAAAGACGACGGTCGCCGCCGCACTGGCGCTGGCCCTGGCAGACGAGGGGCGCCGCACGCTCCTGGTCGAGGTCGAGGGGCGGCAGGGCATCGCGCAGCTCTTCGAGACGGAGGCGCTGCCGTACGAGGAGCGCAAGATCGCCGTCGCGCACGGCGGCGGCGAGGTCTACGCGCTGGCGATCGACGCCGAACGAGCCCTGCTCGACTACCTCCAGATGTTCTACAAGCTGGGCAGCGCGGGCCGCGCCCTCCGCAAGCTCGGCGCGATCGACTTCGCCACCACCATCGCCCCCGGCCTCCGCGACGTCCTGCTGACCGGCAAGGCGTGCGAGGCCGTACGGCGCAAGGACAAGCGCGGCCGCCGGGTCTACGACGCGGTCGTCATGGACGCGCCGCCCACCGGGCGCATCACGCGCTTCCTCGGTGTGAACGACGAGGTCGCCGGACTGGCCAAGGTCGGACCCGTGCACAACCAGGCGCAGGCGGTGATGCGGGTGCTCAAGTCACCGGAGACGGCCGTGCACCTGGTCACGCTGCTGGAGGAGATGCCGGTGCAGGAGACCGTCGACGGCGCCGCCGAACTGCGCGCCGCCGGGCTGCCGGTGGGCAGCGTGCTCGTCAACATGGTCCGCCCGCCGCTCCTCGACGACGACCTGGCGGACACCCGTACGGAGGCCGGCGACCGTACGGAGGCCGACGACCGTACGGAGGGGGATGCCCGTACGGAAAGTGACGCCCGTACGGAGAACGACATCCGTACGGAGCTCGCCGCGGCCCTCTCCCGCGCCGGCCTCGGCGGCGCCCAGCGCGGCGGCCGTGCCGAACGCCTCGTCGGCCCGCTGCTGCGGCAGGGGTGCGAACACGCGGAACGGGTCGCGCTGGAGCGCGCGCAGCGCGCGGAGATCGACCGGCTGGGACTGCCGGTGTACGAGCTGGAGTTGCTCACGGACGGCGGCGACCTGGCGGGCCTGTACGGGCTCTCGGCCGCGCTGCGCGAACAGGGGGTGCACAAGTGA